GTTGTCCGGGGTGTTGTTGCGCACCGTGGAGTGGACCGGCGTCATCGTGCCGAAGCTTTGGATGTGGTCGGGGCCTTTCATCCGGAAGTTGAGGACAGGCTGCGGAGCCCGCTCTCAGCTGTCGCAGCCCACCCCGTCGTTGTCGCGGTCCAGGTGCGAGGCGTAGCCGGGCTCGCCCCGGTGGATCGGGGCGGCGCCGGCCGCTCGGGCCTCGCTGCAGTTGGCGTAGTAGACGTCGCCGCCGGAGGAGCCGCTGTCGTCGTCGGAGGCCCCCGAGGCGTCGGACGCGGAGTCGTCGGCGGCTGCCGGGGCCGCGGTGACCGTCGTGGTGACCTTGACCGTCTTCGTGGCCGTCACGGTCGGCGCCGGTTCGGGTTCTTCCACGGGGGTGGTCATGGTCGCCGTGACGGTGACCGTGGGCTGGGGTGAGGCCGCCGTCGGTCTGGCGTCGGAGGTCTTCGCGTCCTGGTCGGACGCGCCTGCGCCGATGCCGAGGAAGAAGGCCAGCCCGAGGGCCGGGAGTACGTACCGCTTGCGAGCCCATCCGGGGGCCGGGCGGAAGGCCGGCTGTGGCGGCACGGGCGGCTGCGGCATGGGTGCTGAGGTGTACGGATTGGTCATGTCATCCCCCCACTGGTGGTGCGTGAGGGGATGACCGTAATGCCGGGCGACCGTTTGTGAAGGAGATGTGGCTGTTTCGTGACCGCTATGCGCGGAACGGGCCCCTCACCTCGTACGTGATGCCGCCCGAGGAACTCCCCGTCGTCCCCCGCTGGCTGGAGAAGTACAGCCGTGTCCCGTCAGGTGAGAACGCCGGGCCCGTGATCTCCGAGCTCGACTGGCCGTCGATGCGCAGGAACGAGGCGACGACGTCGTCCGGGGTGATCACGCAGATCTCCATGTTGCCGCCGTCCTCGGCGACGAAGAGATCGCCGGAGGAGGCGCCGGTGATGTTGTCGACGCCGGTGAGGGGGGCCGTGCCGTTGACGAGGGAGTCGTCGTACGCCAACTCGTAGGTGTTCGACGTCAGGTTGAGCTGCCAGACGCGGTTGTCGCCCTTGGTCGTGAACCACACCGTGTCGTTCGCGTAGTGGCAGCCCTCGCCGCCGTTGAAGGACTTGGAGCCGGAGACCTGGGAGCGGGTGGCCGTCGGGGAGCCGTCCGGGTCGGGGACGTTCGCCCAGGTGAAGGAGCCGGACGTGCCACTGCCCGCGACCATGACCTGGAGCGTGCCGGAGGACAGGTTGCCCCAGGTCGTAGGGACGAAGCGGTAGAAGCGGCCGTTCGACTCGTCCTCGGTCAGGTAGATCACCTTGCGCACCGGGTCCGCGGCAGCCGCCTCGTGGTTGAAGCGGCCCATCGCGTCCCGGCGGATCGCCGCGTTCGTGCCCCAGGGGTCGGTCTCGTAGACGTAGCCGAGGGACACCTCCTCGCAGGACAGCCAGGTGTTCCACGGGGTGGCGCCGCCCGCGCAGTTGCGGTTGGTGTTGGACAGGATCCGGTAGGCGCCCGTGATGGTGCCCGAGGAGCTGAACTTGACGGCGCCGGCGCCGCCGGTGGAGGAGATCTCCGAGTTGGAGACGTAGATCCAGCCCGTGCCGTCGGCGAAGCAGGCGCCGCCGTCGGGGGCGTTGTGCCAGGTGTGCGAGGTGCCGCTGACCCGCTGGCCGGAGCGGGCGATGACGCGGCTGGTGAAGCCGCTGGGGAGTCTGATGCCGTTGGCGTCGGGGGAGCCCAGCGGCCCGTAGGGGCCGGTGCCGGGCTGGGCGGGGGCGGCGTATGCGGCGCCGCGCCACAGGGTTCCGCCGAACACGGCGGCAGAGCCGCCGAGGACGGCCGCACGCAGGAGGTTACGACGTTCCACTCTCACTCCAAGAGATGCCGTACCGCCCCGCCGACGGGCGACGGCGGGGTCGTGCGTGGGGGGCGGCATGGAACCTAGGGGCGGATGGTGGCCGGACCGTGGCCAACGCATGGCCGTCGGACGGCGTGCCTGGGTGCTGCCTGTGCGCCGACGATGAGCGCTCAGGTGAGTGCCACCCGCGTGCGCTCCCCGGAGTGCAGATACCCGCGTGCGCTCACCGGAGTGCCACCGCCCGCGTCCGTTCCCCCGAGTGCCGTCACCCCGGTCCGTTCCCCCGGGTGCCGTCACCCCGGTGCGTTCCCCCGAGTGCCGTCACCCCGGTGCGCTCACGCGCGCAACGCCGGCACCGCCCGCTTCCGCTGCCCGGGCCTGTCGAGGCCCGGCCCGTGCACCTCGCGCGGCGGCTGCGCCGACGGCAGGCGGATCACCGCGTCCAGGCCGCCCGCGGCCGAGGCGTGCAGGCTCGCCTCGCCGCCGCTCGCGTGCGCGAGCCGTTGGACCAGGGAGAGGCCGAGTCCCGTGCCGCCCTTGGGGGCGCCCGGCGCGCGCCAGAAGCGGTCGAAGGCGCGGGCGCGCTGTTCCGGGGTCATGCCGGGGCCCTCGTCGGTGATGTGCAGGTCGACCCAGGCGGGGCGGGCGTCGCGCAGGGCGCGGCGGGCCGGTACGTGGAGCCGTAGCTCCATGGTCACGGTGCTGTCGGGCGGGGAGGCGCGCAGGGCGTTGGACAGCAGGTTGTCCACGATCTGCTCGACCCCGCCCGGCACCGCCAGCACCGGGCCCACACTGTCGGCGAACAGCACCAGGGAGACCCGCTGCTGTGCGAAGAGCGGCTGCCAGGTGCGGTGCCGTTCCGCGCAGACCGCCCCCACGTCGACCGGGCCGGGCGTCGCCGCGTCCTCCTCCAGGCGGGCCATCGCCAGCAGGCCCTCGACCATCCGGGAGAGACGGTCCGTCTCGGTCACCGCGGCGGCGAGGCTGCCCCGGCCGCGCTCGGAGACGCTCGGTTCCAGGTTCTCCAGCCTCAGCCGCAGCGCCGCGAGCGGCGTCTTGAGCTGGTGGGAGGCCTCGCCCGCGAAGGCGTGCTGGGCGGCGAGGAGATGGGCGAGCCGGGCCGCCGTGCGGTTGAACGCGGCAGCGAGGCGGCGTACTTCGGGCGGTCCCTTCGTGATCGTCACCGGTGCCGCCAGTCCGCCGTCCGCCAACTCGTCGGTGGCCCGCTCCAGTTCGCGGATGGGGCGGCCGGTCCAGCGGGCGATGGCGAACCCGACCACGGTGACCGCGGTGAGGACCCCGAGCCCGCCGAGGCCGAGCAGCAGCCAGACGTGATGGACACGTTCGTGCACCGTGCGGGTCGGCAGCGTCAGCCACACGGCGCCCTGCAGTCCCGAGGTGTGCCGGATCGGCGCGGCGACCGAGAGGTACTCGACCCCGCCGATGGTCGACGTACGGACGTCCACCGTGGAGGTGCCGTGGAGGGCGGCCGCGATACCGGGACGGGAGGCGAGGTCGGCCGACATGGCGGCGGCCAGCGGATGCGAGGTGGCGAGCAGGGCGCCCGCGGCGTCCACGACCACCACCTTCCCGCCGATGCGCTCGGCGCAGTGCACCACCCGGCGCGGCAGGTCCCGCTCGGCGCGGCCCGCGCTGAGGGACAGCGAGGCGTACGCCGAGACCGACTCGGCCTCGTCCGTCGCCGCGTTCACCACCCGCTCCCGCTCACTGCGCGAGTAGACGAAGCCCAGCGGGATCTCCAGACACAGCAGCACGAGCGCGGCGAGGGAGAGGTAGCTGAGCAGGAGCCGGCGGGTCACGGCGAGGACACCTGCGGCCCGCCGGGCTCGGCCTGCACCGCCAGCCGGAAACCGACCCCGCGCAGTGTCTGGATCCACGCCGGGTCGCCCAGCTTCCTTCGCAGCGAGGCGACATGGACGTCCAGCGTCTTGGTCGGCCCCTCGTAGTGCGGATCCCACACCCGGTCCAGGATCTGCTGCCGGGAGTACACCGCACCCGGGTCCTCGGTCAGCAGCGCCAGCAGCTCGAACTCCTTCGGGGTGAGCGTGACGGGGACCTCGCCGACCCAGACCTGGCGGGTGCGGCGGTCGACGACGAGCGGGCCGGGCGCGTACGAGGGTGAGGGGCCGGGTTCCTCGTACGACGGGAAAGACGGCGGCGAGGGTGGCGAGGGCGGCGACTGCGACGATGAGGGCGACGGAAGCATCGGGGGCGGCGGGGTGAGCACCGGCTCCGCCACCGCCTCCGTGCGCTGGGTCCGCCGGGTCACCGCCCGCACCCGTGCCACCAGCTCCCGTACGCTGAACGGCTTCGCCAGATAGTCGTCCGCCCCCAGCTCCAGGCCCAGCACCCGGTCGGCCTCCTCACCCCGCGCACTCAGGATGATGACCGGCACGTCCGAGACCTGCCGGATGCCCCGGCACACGTCGGTGCCGTCCATGTCCGGCAACCCGAGGTCGAGCAGGACGACATCGCCGTACGGACTTCTCAACCCCTCGGCTCCGGTGGTCACGTGGTCCACTGCCAGCCCGAAGTGCCCCAGCCCCTCGGTGAGAGGCTCGGCGATCGTCTCGTCGTCCTCGATGAGCAGCACTCGTATGCCCATGCGTCCTGTCTCTCGTGAATTCACATTCTCTGCCCTGACGTCGACACGCTACAAGAGGAAAGCGCTTGTGGGGCCTTGCGGCAAAGAATGTCCAATTACTGGACGCGCTCTGGCTTTTGCTTAACCTTCCTCTGGTGTGCCCTCCTCTACGGTGCTGTTCATCTGGCCGAACTCCCAGCTGAGGAGGCATCGTTGAAGGCGTTGCTGGACCGTGCCCGCTCGTTCAGGCGTCGGGTCGATTTCGAGAGCGGTGAATACCGCAAACTGGCTGAGGGGCAATATCCGGAGGCACTTTTCATTACCTGCTCGGACTCACGGGTCATACCCGCCCTGATTACCGGCGCGCGGCCCGGAGATATATTCGAGCTGCGAAACGCGGGCAATATCGTGCCGCCGTACGGAAGCCCCGGTGCGTCCGGGGAGGCCGCCACCATCGAGTACGCACTGGAGGTGCTCGGGGTTCAGGACATCGTCGTGTGCGGTCACTCACACTGCGGTGCGATGGGCGCGCTGAAGTCCGGCGACGACCTGTCCGCGCTGCCGGGCGTGGACGCCTGGCTGCAGCTGGCCCGCCCCGAACTGGCACCGGTCCTCACGACCGCCTCCGACGACCCGTCGCTGCCCGACGTGGCGCAGGGCAATGTCGTCAACCAGCTCGCCGTACTGCGGACTTACCCGGTGGTACGGCAGCGGCTGGACGGGGGGCGGCTGCGGCTGCACGGCTGGTACTACGAGGTCGACACCGGGCAGGTGCACGAGCTGGAGGGCGACGGTCGGTTCCGGGTGCATAGCGGATGAGCGGGGCGCATGCGCGCGGGCGTACGCGTACGAAGGAGAGGACGCCGAAGGAGAGTGCGCCGAAGGAGAATGCGCTGAGGGGCGGGGGCGTCGCGAACTCGCCGAGGGGCGGGGGCGCGAGGCCGGCGAAGGCCTCGGGTGGGAGGCCCGACCTCGCGGGCGAGATCACCGCCTCCCTCGTCGTCTTCCTCGTCGCCCTGCCCCTGTGCATCGGCGTGGCCGTCGCCTCCGGTGTCCCCGCCGAGCTCGGGATCATCTCCGGGGTGATCGGCGGCCTGGTCGTCGGCGCGGTCCGGGGCAGCACGCTCCAGGTCAGCGGGCCGGCCGCCGGGCTCGCCGCGCTGGTGGCGGAGACGGTGCTGGAGCACGGCGTGGCGATGCTCGGCGTGATCGTCCTGTTCTCGGGCATCCTGCAGATCGTCCTCGGCGTCGTACGCCTGGGTCGGCTGTTCCAGGCGATCTCCCTGGCCGTGGTGCAGGGGATGCTGGCCGGCATCGGCCTGCCGCTGATGTTCAGCCAGGCCTACCCGATGGCCGACGCCAAGGCCCCCGGCACCCCGATCGAGAACATGGCCGGCATCCCCGGCCTGTTCGCCGACATCCTCACCACCCCGCAGGCGATGATCGCCATGCTGCTCGGCGCCGCCACGATCGTGCTGAGCTTCCTGTGGAAGAAGGTGCCGGGCCCGGCGAAGAGGATCCCGGCCGCCCTGGTCGCGGTCGGCATCGGCATCGCGGTCGCCGCGCTGCCCGGCGTGGACGTGAAGACGCTCCAGGTCGGCAACCTGCTGGCGTCGGTACAGGTGCCGGGGGCCGAGCAGTTCGCGGGCCTCGCGGACGCCGCGGTCCTCACCTCCATCCTCACCTTCACGGTGATCGCCTCCGCGGAGAGCCTGTTCACGGCGGCCGCCGTGGACCGTATGCACAGTGGCCCGCGCACCCGGTACAACACCGAACTCATCGCCCAGGGCGCCGGCAACACGGTCGCGGGCGCCCTCGGCGCGCTCCCCATCACGGCCGTCGTGGCCCGCAGCTCCGCGAATGTCCAGGCGGGCGCGAAGACCCGCATCTCCCGCACCCTGCACGGCCTGTGGCTGCTGGCCTTCGCCCTGCTGCTGCCGCAGGTCCTCGCCCTGATCCCGATCTCGGTGCTCGCGGGCGTCCTCGTGCACAGCGGCTGGAAGCTGTTCGCGCCGGAGGAGTTCCCGAAGATGTGGCGGCAGGACCGGGGCGAGTTCGTGGTGATGACGGTGACGACACTGGTCATCGTGGCGACGGCGTTGCTGGAGGGCGTCCTGATCGGCCTGGCGGCCGGGATCGTCCTCGCCGCCCTGCGCATGTCCCGGACGGTGATCCGGCAGCACATCGAGGACGACACCGCGAAGATCGTCATGGCCGGCAACGCGACCTTCCTACGGCTCCCGCAGGTCATCGAGGCCCTGGAGTCCGCGGCGGCCTCCGGCAAGCCCCGCATCCGCCTGGACCTGACCGGCGTGACCCATCTGGACCACGCCTGCCGCAACCAGGTCGAGGAGTTCACCGCGCAGCAGCGGGGGTTGGGGCTGCGGGTGGAGCTGCTGATGCCGGGGCCGGCGAAGACGAACGTGGAGGCACCGGCCGCGGTCGAGAGCGAGATCGCCGAACCGGCCCCGACGGCGACCCCCGGCCCCGGCGCCGAGTGGTTCTACCTGGACACGAGGCACCTGCCCACCGGTCGCGAGGCGTACGACGGCTACGACCACGCGAGCATGCGGCTCTGAGTGCCAGGGGTCCGTGTTGCGGGGCTCACCGCTCGGTGCGACGGTTGACGAGGGGGCGATGCCGACGGCCTGGTGAAGGGCATCCTTGCAGGTCACGGCAGTAACGCGTCGATCCGCGACCGATCCGCGCCCCTCTTTCCGCGGCGCTGACCCTCCGTGCCTCGACGCGTGTCCCCGCACGGGGAGCACACCGACAGAAAGTGGGAAATTCAATGGCGAACGGCCCCATGGACAGGCGCGCCTTCGGCGAGCAGCCCCAACGGCCCAGCGGCCCCGGTATGGGCCGGGGCGCGGAGTACACCGGTCGGTACGTGGTTCTGCTCGACCAGGGCAACCAGGAGAGCGGACTGAACGCACTGCGGTCCTCCGCCGGCATAGCGTCCGTCGAACGTGTGCGAGGAGCCGAGCCCGGAAACGTCACCGAACTCCTCGAACGCCCGGACGTCTCGGTGCACTTCGAGGAGCTCGGTGTCGCCGTCGTCGAGGTACGGCCCGAACAGCGCCATACGCTGGTGACCACGGCCGAGGCGGACCCCTCGATCATCGCGGCGGAGCCGGAGCGCATGGTCTACGCCTCGCCCATCACCACCCCGACGCAGGCACCGACCGAGTTCTACCCGGCGTTCCGCAGCGACGAGGACGTGGTCGACCGCCACACCAGGTCCGAAATGGCCGCGGCCCAGGGCGCGTCATGGGACGAGCAGAGGTGGACCTGGGGCCTGCAGGCGATCCGGGCCAACCTGACCAGCCTGACCGGACGCGATGTGAAGATCGCCGTCCTCGACACCGGTGTGGACACCGACCACCCGGACCTGGCCGCACGCATCGAGGCGACGGCCTCCTTCGTGCCCGGCGAGACCGTCGAGGACGGCCACGGGCACGGCACGCACTGCATCGGCACCGCCGCCGGCCCGGCCCACCCCCACCAGGGACCCCGCTACGGCGTGGCCTGCGAAGCCCGGATCCTCGCCGCGAACGTGCTCGGCAGGATCGGCGAAGGCCCCGACGGCCAGATCCTGGCGGGCATCGACTGGGCCGTCTCCCGCGGAGCGCGGGTGATCTCCATGTCGTTCGGCTCCGGGGTCCTCCCCGGTGAGCTGTTCCCGCAGGTGTACGAGGAGGTGGCCCGGCGCGCGCTGGCGCGCGGGACGGTGCTCGTCGCCGCCGCGGGTAACGAGAGCTTCCGGCCCCCGTTCATCGCGCCCGTCGGCCGGCCCGCCAACTGTCCCTCGATCCTCGCGGTGGGCGCGCTCAACAAGGCGCTCGGCGTGTCGCACTTCTCCAACGGCGCCGTCAACGGCCAGGGCGGCGAGGTCGACATCGCCGCGCCCGGCTCGCACATCCACTCGGCGGCCCCCGGCGGTGGGTACCAGCACATGAACGGCACCAGCATGGCCACACCGCACGTCGCGGGTGCCCTCGCCCTGCTCGCCCAGGCGAACCCCAACGCTTCCGCGGCCGACCTCGTGGCCAGTCTGCTGGCCGGTGCGTTCCCGCTGACGCTGCCCGCCAGGGACGTCGGCGAGGGCCTGCTGCAGGTCCCGTGAGCGAGTCGCCGAAGTCCGCGCCGGTCGGGGTCGTCCTCGCGGTCGACCCCGACCGGTTCGCGGAGGTGGTCGAGGCCCTGCGGCGGGCCGGGCTCACGGTCACCGGCGAGCAGCCGGTCCTCGGCACGCTCTCCGGCACGGTCGCCGAGGACCGGCTCCCCGCCCTGGAAGCGGTCGACGGCGTCGAGGCCGTCGACCGGGAGCGCACCGTCCGACTTCCCCCACCCGACGCGCCGATCCAGTAGGTTTCCCGCCCCCGGATTCTGATAGACGGAAGAGAAGGAGGACCCGCCCGGGAAGGGAGCTCGGTCATGTCCGGCTGGAACGCGCACGACATCCCCGACCAGAGCGGACGCGTCGCCGTGGTCACCGGAGCCAACAGCGGGCTCGGGTACGTCACGGCGCGGGAGCTGGCCCGCAAGGGCGCGCGGGTGGTGCTCGCGTGCCGGAGCGAGGCGCGGGGTGCGGCGGCCGTCGAGCGGCTGGTCGCCGAAGTGCCCGATGCGCGGATCGAGTTGAGGCGGCTCGATCTCGGCGACCTCGGCTCCGTGCGGGAGTTCGCCGCGACATGGCCGTACGACCGGGTCGACCTGCTCGTGAACAACGCCGGGGTGATGGCGCTGCCGTACGGCACGACGGCGGACGGCTTCGAGACACAGTTCGGGGTCAACCACCTCGGGCACTTCGCGCTCACCGGTCTGCTGCTGCCCGCGCTGCTCGCGGCGCCGGGCGCGCGGGTGGTGACCGTGTCCAGTCCGTTGCACGCGATGTCCAACATCGACGTCGCCGATCTCAACAGCGAGCGCCGGTACCGGCGTTGGGTCGCGTACGGGCGTTCCAAGACCGCCAACCTGCTCTTCACGCACGAGCTGGCGCGCAGGCTGGCGGTGCGGCAGGCGGACGTGGTGGCGGCCGCCGCCCATCCCGGGTACGCGGACACCAATCTGCAGACCGCGGGGCCGCGCATGGCGGGGCGCCGGGTCAGCGAGTGGTTCGTGCGGCTCGGCAACCGCGTCTTCGCCCAGCCCGCCGAGGCCGGCGCGCTCCCCGTCCTGTACGCGGCCACCGCCCCCGCCGTCCGCCCCGACTCCTTCACCGGCCCGTCCTTCGCCGACTGGCGCGGTTCACCCGCCCCGGCGTGGCGGGCGTCGTGGACGCTCGACGACCGTGCGGGTGAACGGCTTTGGGAGGAGTCGGAGCGGCTGACCGGGGTGACGTACGACGCCCTGAAGGCGTGAGCGCCGGTGAGTCGTCACGCCGTTGCGACCGGGCATCGACGTCGCCGTGAAGCCGCGCTGCCAGAACAGCTCCAGGGCTGCCCGCAGCGCGGCTTCGGGATCGAACTTCTTTGGATCTACGCCGCCCGCACCTCGTAGGCCGCGATGCGCACCGCCTCGTCGTCCAGGCACTGCCCGGTCTCCAGGTCGAAGCGCTGCTTCAGCAGGGGCGAGGCCACGAACGGGCGGCCCTGGTGGGTGCCGGTCAGGCCGCGGGAGAGGACCGCCGCGCCGCCGAAGGGGTCGCGGTTGTCGATGGCGTACAGGGCGCCGTTGCGGTCGCGGAACAGGGCCACCTGGCGGCCGTCGGGCAGGAGCGCGGCCACGCCGCGGCCGGGGATCAGCCGGCTCAGGTCGCAGACCGTGAACCAGTCGTCCTCCAGCTTGAGCTGGACCTTCAGGTCGGTCGTCTCGGGTGCCAGGGTCATCGCTGGGCGGTTCCTTCCAGGACGTCTTCCGTGGGTCGCATACCGATGGACAGCAGCGGCAGGTCGGGCTTGATCTGGTCGCGCTCGGGGATGAAGCCGACGACCGGGTCGGGGGTGTCGGGGGCGTTCACGAAGGAGACGAAGCGGGAGAGCTTCTCGGGGTCGTTGATGGTCGTCGCCCACTCGTCGGCGTAGTGCGCCACGTGGTCCGCCATCAGGGACTCCAGCTCCTCGCAGATGCCGAGGGAGTCCTCCACGACCACGTCCCGGACGTGGTCCAGGCCGCCGGGGATCCGCTCCAGCCAGGTCGAGGTGCGCTCCAGCCGGTCCGCCGTACGGATGTAGAACATCAGGAAGCGGTCGATCAGCTTGATCAGCTCGGCGTCGGACAGGTCCTGGGCCAGCAGGTCCGCGTGGCGCGGGGTCGCGCCGCCGTTGCCGCCGACGTACAGGTTCCAGCCGTTGGCGGTGGCGATCACGCCGAAGTCCTTCGACTGGGCCTCGGCGCACTCGCGCTGGCAGCCGGAGACGGCCGACTTCAGCTTGTGCGGGGAGCGCAGGCCCCGGTAGCGCAGCTCCAGGTCGATCGCCATGCGGACCGAGTCCTGGACGCCGTAGCGGCACCAGGTCTGGCCGACGCAGGACTTCACGGTGCGCAGCGCCTTGCCGTAGGCGTGGCCGGACTCGAAGCCGGCGTCCACCAACCGGGTCCAGATGAGCGGGAGTTGCTCGACGCGGGCGCCGAACATGTCGATCCGCTGGCCACCCGTGATCTTCGTGTAGAGGCCGAAGTCACGGGCGATCTCGCCGATCACGATCAGGCCCTCGGGGGTGATCTCACCGCCGGGGATGCGCGGGACGACCGAGTACGAGCCGTTCTTCTGGAGGTTGGCCAGGAAGTGGTCGTTGGAGTCCTGCAGGGAGGCCTGCTCGCCGTCCAGGACGTAGCCGCTCGCGCCGATCGTCGGGGCGAGGGAGGCGATGATGGAGCCCACCGCCGGCTTGCAGATCTCGCAGCCGTCGCCGCCCTTGGCGCCGTCGCGGCCGTAGCGGTCCAGCAGGTCCTGGTAGGTGTTGATGCGCAGGGCGAGGACGATCTCGTACAGCTCCTCGCGGGTCTGCGAGAAGCAGCCGCACAGGCCCTTGTCGACCTCGACGCCGGACGCCTCCAGCTCGGCGGTGACCAGCTGGCCGAGCACCTTGATGCAGGAGCCGCAGCCCGTACCGGCCTTGGTGCACTTCTTCACCTCGGGCACGGTCGTGCACTGGTGGTCGGTGACCGCGCCGCGGATCGTGCCCTTGGTGACGTTGTGGCAGGAGCAGATGACCGCCTCGTCCGGCAGCGCGGACGGGCCGAGCTGGGCCGGGGCCCCGGCACCGGCCGGCAGCACCAGCGACTCGGGCGAGACCGGCGGGACCGAGCCGGTGA
Above is a window of Streptomyces sp. DT2A-34 DNA encoding:
- the nirB gene encoding nitrite reductase large subunit NirB; this encodes MTATLGATPTIVLVGHGMVGQRFLEALAERGLTATHRVVVLCEEPRPAYDRVALTSYFSGKTPEDLSMTDMEFIDTHGIELYVGDPAETIDREAKKVTARSGQVFEYDTLVLATGSFPFVPPVPNKDAEGCFVYRTIEDLLAIEEYAKTATTGAVVGGGLLGLEAAGALKGLGLTSHIVEFAPRLMPVQVDEGGGAALLRTIEDMGLSVHTGVGTQEIVVDEAGAVTGMKLSDGSELATDLVVFSAGVRPRDQLARDCGLTVGERGGITVDEQCRTVSDPHVFAIGECALASDGRVYGLVAPGYEQAETAAATIAQDEAEFTGADLSTKLKLLGVDVASFGDAHGTAEDCLDVVYSDSRAGLYKKLVIGRDGTLLGGILVGDAEAYGTLKAFTGSVPPVSPESLVLPAGAGAPAQLGPSALPDEAVICSCHNVTKGTIRGAVTDHQCTTVPEVKKCTKAGTGCGSCIKVLGQLVTAELEASGVEVDKGLCGCFSQTREELYEIVLALRINTYQDLLDRYGRDGAKGGDGCEICKPAVGSIIASLAPTIGASGYVLDGEQASLQDSNDHFLANLQKNGSYSVVPRIPGGEITPEGLIVIGEIARDFGLYTKITGGQRIDMFGARVEQLPLIWTRLVDAGFESGHAYGKALRTVKSCVGQTWCRYGVQDSVRMAIDLELRYRGLRSPHKLKSAVSGCQRECAEAQSKDFGVIATANGWNLYVGGNGGATPRHADLLAQDLSDAELIKLIDRFLMFYIRTADRLERTSTWLERIPGGLDHVRDVVVEDSLGICEELESLMADHVAHYADEWATTINDPEKLSRFVSFVNAPDTPDPVVGFIPERDQIKPDLPLLSIGMRPTEDVLEGTAQR